A region of Candidatus Desulfarcum epimagneticum DNA encodes the following proteins:
- the gltL gene encoding glutamate and aspartate transporter subunit; ATP-binding component of ABC superfamily (Evidence 2a : Function from experimental evidences in other organisms; PubMedId : 11121068; Product type t : transporter) yields the protein MIEIKDISKTFTAGIHVVKAVDHVSCRVEKGQVVVVIGPSGSGKSTLLRCINQLETVDRGDIIIDGTPITDKKVNINKIRAEVGMVFQSFNLFPHKSVRENINLAQLRVRKRSQEEANQKTDYLLKKVGMPEKSNVYPSQLSGGQQQRVAIARALAMDPKIMLFDEPTSALDPEMVGEVLEVMLNLAREGMTMVVVSHEMGFAREVADTVIMMDAGKIIEVGDPEHFFTAPSEARTKLFLSQIL from the coding sequence GTGATTGAAATTAAAGATATATCCAAAACATTCACCGCCGGGATTCACGTGGTGAAAGCGGTCGATCATGTCAGCTGCCGGGTGGAAAAAGGGCAGGTGGTGGTGGTGATCGGGCCGTCCGGGTCGGGAAAATCCACCCTGCTGCGCTGCATCAACCAGTTGGAGACCGTGGACCGCGGAGACATCATCATCGACGGGACCCCCATCACCGACAAAAAGGTGAACATCAATAAAATACGCGCCGAGGTGGGAATGGTGTTCCAGTCCTTCAACCTCTTTCCCCATAAATCGGTCCGGGAAAATATCAACCTGGCCCAGCTCAGGGTCCGCAAACGCTCCCAGGAAGAGGCCAACCAAAAAACCGACTACCTGCTTAAAAAAGTGGGAATGCCGGAAAAGTCCAACGTGTATCCCTCCCAGCTTTCCGGGGGACAGCAGCAGCGGGTGGCCATCGCCCGGGCGCTGGCCATGGACCCCAAAATCATGCTGTTTGACGAGCCCACCTCGGCCCTGGACCCCGAAATGGTGGGGGAGGTGCTGGAAGTCATGCTGAACCTGGCCCGGGAGGGCATGACCATGGTGGTGGTGTCCCACGAGATGGGATTCGCCCGGGAAGTGGCCGACACCGTGATCATGATGGACGCCGGAAAAATCATCGAGGTCGGGGACCCCGAGCACTTCTTCACCGCGCCCTCCGAGGCGCGCACCAAGCTTTTCCTGTCCCAAATTTTATAA
- a CDS encoding ATPase AAA gives MERIHGKYLFSRDVNWDKMIFLSGPRQIGKTTFVKNHLEKIKQADFYYNWDDPFVLKRYRQNPHFLKAPIASQRTKPLVAFDEIHKHRNWKNILKGLYDIHHHEAQFIVTGSARLDYFRQSGDSLVGRYFSFRMFPLGLSEATGQMDPIIHDDSYFSQDSSDEFVARLRAMKVPENKEAFDALAVFGGFPEPFLKSSQRFSNKWRHDYKSLLLYEDLRDMTRITDIKGVEQLTLLLPERVASPLSVNSLREDLAATHKTVLNWIESLKKIYLVFSIRPWSQNIARAIKKEKKVYFFDWTHIPDKGKKFENMLAVSLARLVCHWNELGIADFELCYVRNAQKKEVDFLIVKDRNPYVLIEAKSAMTTPSKSGVYFQKMLNIPFFQIVADYHDVEVFPNQTFIIGAPLFFGLIG, from the coding sequence ATGGAGCGGATACACGGGAAATACCTGTTCAGCCGGGATGTCAACTGGGACAAGATGATTTTTTTGTCCGGTCCCCGGCAAATCGGCAAAACCACTTTTGTAAAAAATCATCTGGAGAAAATCAAACAGGCTGATTTTTATTACAATTGGGATGATCCTTTTGTCCTTAAGCGTTACCGCCAAAACCCTCATTTTTTAAAAGCCCCCATCGCCTCTCAAAGAACAAAACCCCTGGTCGCTTTTGATGAAATTCACAAGCATCGAAACTGGAAAAACATTTTAAAGGGCCTGTATGATATCCACCATCACGAGGCGCAATTCATTGTGACGGGAAGCGCCCGGCTTGATTATTTCAGACAGTCCGGGGACAGTCTGGTCGGCAGATATTTTTCATTTCGCATGTTTCCGCTGGGGCTTTCCGAGGCGACGGGTCAAATGGACCCTATCATCCATGACGACTCATATTTTTCGCAAGACTCCTCAGACGAGTTCGTGGCGCGTCTGCGGGCCATGAAGGTCCCGGAAAATAAAGAGGCGTTTGACGCGCTTGCCGTGTTCGGGGGCTTTCCAGAGCCTTTTTTGAAATCTTCACAGCGTTTCTCCAACAAATGGCGCCATGATTATAAATCCCTGCTGCTGTACGAAGATTTGCGGGATATGACGCGGATCACCGACATTAAAGGCGTGGAGCAGCTGACGCTGTTATTGCCCGAAAGAGTCGCCTCGCCGCTGAGCGTCAATTCATTGCGGGAAGATCTCGCCGCGACGCATAAAACAGTCCTCAACTGGATTGAATCGCTGAAAAAAATATACCTGGTATTCTCCATCCGCCCCTGGAGCCAAAATATCGCCAGGGCCATAAAAAAAGAGAAAAAGGTTTATTTTTTCGACTGGACCCATATTCCCGACAAAGGGAAAAAGTTTGAAAACATGCTTGCGGTTTCTCTGGCGCGGCTCGTATGCCACTGGAATGAGCTGGGGATCGCCGATTTTGAATTGTGCTACGTCCGAAACGCCCAGAAAAAAGAAGTGGATTTTCTGATCGTAAAAGACCGAAATCCATACGTCCTGATTGAAGCCAAAAGCGCCATGACCACGCCTTCGAAATCAGGCGTGTATTTTCAAAAAATGCTGAATATCCCCTTTTTCCAGATCGTCGCCGATTATCATGACGTCGAGGTGTTTCCCAACCAGACCTTCATCATCGGGGCGCCTTTGTTTTTCGGTTTGATCGGCTGA
- a CDS encoding hypothetical protein (Evidence 5 : Unknown function) encodes MDFRFRGAGGRGCLAGNENGMALITGLMLIAALSVLSSAAYFMSSLELMMVRNDLAGKKAFYMAEAGIEEARARLPVWAPSAPANDRWRVFVLGGDAAVGDFSLGDFGAYDPGNSDHHFYPGLQNDMNALAEIRVLTEAFGGSDLNHDSDTDDVIFWGDVDGDFVCEENVSAGVPMAWIRGAGLYGESQKRVEVKIRPSPVFPDPQTSLWAPPGGGGAAYPVQESLDRARSRASSTLAPGRRHSPRYGSANDRLGVFFCPGDLTLADPVGYGLLAVAGTLTFSGVVSWEGAIIAGQGIAAETGTSGEISGAVISGGSAAIPGGPAVTYDADIVSRLRMARLAYETTAWRRFE; translated from the coding sequence TTGGACTTCCGGTTTAGGGGGGCCGGGGGCCGGGGATGTCTCGCCGGAAATGAAAACGGCATGGCCCTGATCACGGGCCTGATGCTCATCGCGGCGCTGTCGGTTTTAAGCTCCGCCGCCTATTTCATGTCCTCCCTGGAGCTGATGATGGTCCGAAACGACCTGGCCGGGAAAAAAGCGTTTTACATGGCCGAAGCCGGGATCGAGGAGGCCCGGGCCCGGCTTCCGGTCTGGGCTCCGTCCGCCCCGGCAAACGACCGGTGGCGGGTTTTTGTCCTGGGCGGCGACGCGGCCGTGGGGGATTTTTCTTTGGGAGACTTCGGCGCCTACGACCCTGGAAATTCGGATCATCATTTTTATCCCGGCCTTCAAAACGACATGAATGCCCTGGCGGAGATTCGGGTCCTGACCGAGGCGTTTGGCGGGTCGGATCTGAACCATGATTCGGACACCGACGATGTGATCTTCTGGGGCGATGTGGACGGGGATTTTGTCTGCGAGGAAAATGTCTCCGCAGGCGTCCCCATGGCGTGGATCCGGGGGGCCGGCCTTTACGGGGAATCCCAAAAGCGCGTGGAGGTGAAAATCAGGCCCTCCCCGGTTTTCCCGGACCCCCAGACCAGCCTGTGGGCGCCGCCCGGCGGGGGCGGGGCCGCGTATCCTGTTCAGGAGTCCCTGGACAGGGCCCGGTCCCGGGCTTCTTCGACCCTCGCGCCGGGCCGACGCCACTCTCCCCGTTATGGAAGCGCCAACGACCGGCTGGGCGTGTTTTTCTGCCCCGGGGATTTGACCCTGGCCGACCCCGTGGGATACGGTCTTCTGGCCGTGGCCGGGACCCTGACTTTTTCCGGAGTGGTGTCCTGGGAGGGGGCGATCATCGCCGGACAGGGAATCGCGGCCGAGACCGGGACGTCCGGGGAAATATCCGGGGCCGTGATATCCGGGGGAAGCGCCGCTATTCCCGGCGGCCCGGCCGTCACATACGACGCCGATATCGTGTCCCGCCTTCGGATGGCCCGCCTGGCGTATGAGACGACGGCCTGGCGCCGTTTTGAGTGA
- the cooS gene encoding Carbon monoxide dehydrogenase 1, whose translation MSKKNEKEKKDEGFACSPGCPGGVNRRDFLKTAAAAGLAGAMAGPSHVLAGVEKKALSGEGDAGAFGDFRPDPITEEIREHAHRLGIDLVWDRETQCEFSQSGHGGVAGLCCFHCQMGPCTLGDATGNERGVCGATMDTIVARGLVARMVCGAASHAEHMRAAAKILKGVGLGNLPGYRIADPDKLDAVYKGLGCSGANKALAVAETSLADFSRNEGSPAWLEYKANPERKARWKKMGILPTGAGAEFSEASHRIHMGVDSDMENLAADALKLGLVDGYCGLHPASAIQDILFGVPKLVLGRANLTVLEKDQVNIAVHGHEPILSEKILEAARRVSSPPINVVGICCTGNELLMRKGVPLAGSMIQQELAIATGALEAMVVDVQCVMPNIQRVAGRFHTKIITTHPHARIEGATHMEFVPEKADEIAAGIVKTAVDNFANRKKDRMMIPKQAPARLMAGFSVEQIVAALAGLNPANPLKPLIDAIASNRVRGVAAIVGCVSPKGPYGYRHAILTQRLIKENVLVVGTGCWSHVAAQRGLMAPDPAYPGVGAGLKATLQAVAEANGLDAIPACWHMGACVDNARIEDVLNPLAASLKVKISDLPVAASAPELITEKAVSIGVWAVGLGVFTHIGEPPYVSGSDRMARLLTRDVENIVGGRFYVESDPEKAARAMLARIDEKRKALGLPV comes from the coding sequence TTGAGTAAAAAAAATGAAAAAGAAAAAAAGGACGAAGGCTTTGCCTGCTCCCCAGGATGCCCGGGGGGGGTCAACCGCCGGGATTTTTTAAAGACGGCCGCGGCGGCGGGGCTCGCCGGGGCCATGGCCGGGCCTTCCCATGTTCTGGCGGGAGTGGAGAAAAAAGCCCTTTCCGGGGAGGGGGACGCCGGGGCGTTTGGAGATTTTCGGCCCGATCCCATCACCGAAGAGATCCGGGAGCACGCCCACAGGCTGGGCATCGACCTGGTCTGGGACCGGGAGACCCAGTGCGAGTTTTCCCAGTCCGGACACGGCGGGGTGGCCGGGCTTTGCTGCTTTCACTGCCAGATGGGGCCCTGCACCCTGGGGGACGCCACCGGAAACGAGCGGGGGGTTTGCGGCGCGACCATGGACACCATTGTGGCCCGGGGCCTGGTGGCACGGATGGTCTGCGGCGCCGCGTCCCACGCCGAGCATATGAGGGCCGCCGCCAAAATACTCAAAGGCGTGGGGCTGGGAAATTTGCCCGGTTACCGGATCGCGGACCCGGACAAGCTGGACGCCGTTTACAAAGGACTGGGCTGCTCCGGGGCCAACAAGGCCCTTGCCGTGGCCGAGACCTCGCTGGCCGATTTTTCCCGGAACGAAGGCTCCCCGGCCTGGCTGGAATACAAGGCGAATCCCGAGCGAAAGGCGCGATGGAAAAAGATGGGGATTTTGCCCACAGGCGCCGGCGCCGAATTCAGCGAGGCCTCCCACCGGATTCACATGGGGGTGGACTCCGACATGGAGAACCTGGCGGCGGACGCCCTGAAGCTCGGCCTGGTGGACGGCTACTGCGGCCTGCATCCGGCCTCGGCCATTCAGGACATCCTGTTCGGGGTTCCCAAACTGGTCCTGGGGCGGGCCAATTTGACGGTTCTGGAAAAGGATCAGGTCAACATCGCGGTCCACGGCCATGAGCCCATTCTTTCGGAAAAAATCCTGGAGGCGGCCCGCCGCGTCTCGTCTCCGCCCATCAATGTGGTGGGAATCTGCTGCACGGGAAACGAGCTTCTCATGCGAAAAGGGGTTCCTTTGGCCGGGTCCATGATTCAGCAGGAGCTGGCCATCGCCACCGGCGCGCTGGAGGCCATGGTGGTGGATGTGCAGTGCGTCATGCCCAATATCCAGCGGGTGGCCGGGCGTTTTCATACCAAAATCATCACCACCCATCCCCACGCCCGGATCGAGGGGGCGACCCATATGGAGTTTGTCCCTGAAAAGGCCGATGAGATCGCCGCCGGGATCGTGAAGACGGCGGTGGACAACTTCGCCAACCGGAAAAAGGACCGGATGATGATCCCAAAACAGGCCCCGGCCAGGCTCATGGCGGGGTTTTCGGTGGAGCAGATCGTGGCGGCCCTGGCCGGACTCAACCCGGCGAACCCCCTCAAGCCTTTGATCGACGCCATCGCGTCCAATCGCGTCCGGGGGGTGGCCGCCATCGTGGGATGCGTCTCGCCCAAGGGGCCCTATGGATACCGGCACGCGATCCTGACCCAAAGGCTCATCAAGGAAAACGTGCTGGTGGTGGGCACGGGATGCTGGTCCCATGTGGCGGCCCAGCGGGGCCTTATGGCGCCGGACCCGGCCTATCCCGGCGTGGGCGCCGGGCTCAAGGCCACCCTTCAGGCCGTGGCCGAAGCCAATGGCCTTGACGCCATTCCCGCGTGCTGGCATATGGGGGCCTGTGTGGACAACGCCCGGATCGAGGATGTCTTAAACCCCCTGGCCGCGAGCCTCAAGGTGAAAATCAGCGATCTGCCCGTCGCGGCGTCCGCGCCTGAGCTGATCACGGAAAAGGCCGTCTCCATCGGCGTGTGGGCCGTGGGCCTGGGCGTGTTCACCCATATCGGGGAGCCGCCCTATGTCTCGGGCAGCGACCGGATGGCCCGGCTCTTGACCCGGGATGTGGAGAATATTGTGGGCGGTCGGTTTTATGTGGAAAGCGATCCGGAAAAGGCCGCCCGGGCCATGCTGGCCCGCATTGATGAGAAGCGCAAAGCCCTTGGACTTCCGGTTTAG
- a CDS encoding Transcriptional regulator: protein MNVKLKAGYMSDFFSSAKETAKEIDEGRKVTEKNIVWIEPSDLIAILKPERTKIVQYLRKRKRVFFSDLMSDMRRAPASLDNDLKILSRYELIRVFKETNSGHGSHKVIESTFGDGAIEFRAKI, encoded by the coding sequence ATGAATGTGAAATTGAAAGCGGGATACATGTCTGATTTTTTTTCTTCAGCCAAAGAGACGGCAAAAGAAATTGATGAGGGAAGGAAGGTGACGGAGAAAAATATTGTTTGGATTGAACCTTCTGATTTAATAGCCATTCTTAAGCCGGAGAGAACAAAGATAGTCCAATACCTGCGAAAAAGAAAACGTGTTTTTTTTTCCGATTTAATGAGCGATATGCGTCGCGCGCCCGCAAGCTTGGATAATGATTTAAAAATTTTATCCAGGTATGAGTTGATCAGGGTTTTTAAGGAGACAAATTCCGGACATGGGAGTCATAAGGTGATTGAATCTACTTTTGGTGACGGGGCAATAGAGTTCAGGGCGAAAATTTAG
- a CDS encoding conserved hypothetical protein (Evidence 4 : Unknown function but conserved in other organisms), whose protein sequence is MTTPQHCPGFEQFKNLKSFNCKCPECGQEKEIFSDEFDQTHKCPGCDKEIDFKRCEAN, encoded by the coding sequence ATGACAACACCGCAACATTGCCCGGGCTTTGAACAGTTCAAAAATCTTAAATCTTTCAATTGCAAATGCCCCGAGTGCGGACAGGAAAAAGAAATTTTCTCAGACGAGTTCGACCAGACGCACAAATGCCCGGGATGTGACAAAGAGATTGACTTTAAACGCTGCGAAGCGAATTGA